In Rhinopithecus roxellana isolate Shanxi Qingling chromosome 16, ASM756505v1, whole genome shotgun sequence, a single genomic region encodes these proteins:
- the CCL21 gene encoding C-C motif chemokine 21 — MAQSLALSLLILVLAFGIPGTQGSDGGAQDCCLKYSQRKIPAKVVRGYRKQEPSLGCSIPAILFLPRKRSQAELCADPKELWVQQLMQHLDKTPAPRKPAQGCRKDRGVPKNGKKGKGCKRTEQSQTPKGP; from the exons ATGGCTCAGTCACTGGCTCTGAGCCTCCTTATCCTGGTTCTGGCCTTTGGCATCCCCGGGACCCAAG GCAGTGATGGAGGGGCTCAGGACTGTTGCCTCAAGTACAGCCAAAGGAAGATTCCCGCCAAGGTTGTCCGCGGCTACCGGAAGCAGGAACCAAGCTTAGGCTGCTCCATCCCAGCTATCCT GTTCTTACCCCGAAAGCGCTCTCAGGCAGAGCTGTGTGCAGACCCAAAGGAGCTCTGGGTGCAGCAGCTGATGCAGCATCTGGACAAGACACCAGCCCCACGGAAACCAGCCCAGGGCTGCAGGAAGGACAGGGGGGTCCCCAAGAATGGCAAAAAGGGAAAGGGCTGCAAGAG GACTGAGCAGTCACAGACCCCTAAAGGGCCATAG